Proteins co-encoded in one Gossypium arboreum isolate Shixiya-1 chromosome 11, ASM2569848v2, whole genome shotgun sequence genomic window:
- the LOC108470783 gene encoding probable ADP-ribosylation factor GTPase-activating protein AGD14 isoform X1 — protein sequence MGSRKEEERNEKIIRGLMKLPPNRRCINCNGVGPQYVCTNFWTFVCMACSGIHREFTHRVKSVSMSKFISQEVEALQSGGNQHARDIYLKDWDMQKHRLPDSSNPNKIREFIKNVYVDRKYAGGKTSDKPRRDMQSLGNQEDNRRRPSSYHSYSESPPYDYQYEDRRYGKQVAATLSRKPGSDRGFYVRKASSFIYSPGHSSDHSFEDRFANEGSAPRVSDYSVSSGGDTFKSGTGSPNFQKEVVFGSPNSQPQTDILSEDARHQTSNLFVDPNSKKDAAGISHPQRTKSLGSFGSIDKNSMSVKYCNSDIGLDVFSEPEQNVGSHHNKASSFSQSSVPVNYGGLDLFNACNPSASPPIYSFQLPATSPVSSENVFQHAASLMQHGNSYQPSPSIQSVDLFAEISEQPPAANFGGKLPESPVPKNEEWQMFYIPQHAASGPVTKNLSPAVMPSHGDLSMKFDQLQSLNTAMQCPQFENSSALSSSVKSSQWQEGLHDGRSSTAANCTQSLHNDGFQTANLLYGDGIAPPYVPMVNPPLGENQLHAAGRKSTNPFDLPYDSELERSDMFLDMSSLQTTLPNGQLSSTFLGGVSQPWFPQNPATPYIPGTEGGLAVFMSGQAPSSQLSNVSTQGPFSSIGGNPFALYSTGKGCIF from the exons ATGGGAagtagaaaagaagaagaaagaaacgaAAAGATAATAAGAGGTCTCATGAAGCTGCCTCCTAATCGTCGTTGCATTAACTGTAACGGCGTG GGTCCTCAGTATGTTTGCACAAACTTTTGGACTTTCGTTTGCATGGCTTGCAGTGGGATCCA TCGTGAGTTTACTCATCGTGTAAAGTCTGTATCAATGTCAAAGTTCATTTCACAAGAAGTTGAAGCTCTTCAGAGTGGTGGTAATCAG CATGCAAGAGATATATATCTCAAAGATTGGGATATGCAGAAGCACAGGTTACCAGACAGCAG CAATCCTAATAAAATCAGAGAGTTCATAAAGAATGTCTATGTGGACAGAAAATATGCGGGAGGAAAAACATCTGACAAGCCTCGAAGAGATATGCAG AGCCTTGGAAATCAGGAAGATAATAGAAGGCGCCCAAGTTCTTATCATTCTTATTCTGAAAGTCCACCTTATGACTATCAATATGAAGATCGGCGTTATGGAAAACAAGTTGCTGCCACGCTTTCTAGGAAGCCTGGTTCAGATAGAGGCTTCTATGTGAGGAAAGCTTCTAGTTTTATATATAGTCCTGGCCACTCAAGTGATCACAGTTTTGAGGACAGGTTTGCAAATGAGGGTTCTGCTCCTAGAGTGTCAGACTACTCTGTATCCAGTGGAGGTGATACTTTCAAATCTGGTACAGGGTCACCAAACTTTCAGAAGGAAGTTGTATTTGGCAGCCCAAATTCTCAACCTCAAACAGATATCTTAAGTGAAGATGCACGACATCAAACAAGTAATTTATTTGTGGACCCAAATTCTAAGAAAGATGCTGCAGGGATTTCGCATCCACAG AGAACTAAATCCTTGGGAAGTTTTGGGTCAATTGATAAAAATTCCATGTCTGTCAAGTACTGTAACTCAGACATTGGACTGGATGTTTTCTCTGAGCCAGAACAAAATGTTGGTTCCCATCATAATAAAGCATCTAGTTTTTCCCAATCATCTGTTCCTGTGAATTATGGTGGCCTGGATCTCTTTAATGCATGCAACCCTTCTGCCTCTCCACCTATATATTCGTTTCAGTTACCTGCAACCTCACCAGTTTCATCCGAGAATGTATTTCAACATGCGGCTTCTTTGATGCAACATGGGAATTCATATCAACCTTCACCATCTATTCAATCTGTAGACCTATTTGCTGAGATTTCTGAGCAGCCCCCAGCTGCAAATTTTGGCGGAAAATTGCCAGAGTCACCTGTACCTAAAAATGAAGAATGGCAAATGTTTTATATTCCTCAGCATGCAGCGTCTGGTCCAGTAACCAAAAATCTTTCACCTGCTGTAATGCCCAGTCATGGAGATTTGTCCATGAAGTTTGACCAATTGCAATCACTAAACACAGCCATGCAGTGTCCGCAATTTGAAAATTCTAGTGCTCTTTCTTCTTCAGTAAAGTCTAGTCAATGGCAAGAGGGGTTGCATGATGGTCGATCCTCCACTGCTGCAAACTGCACTCAG AGCCTTCATAATGATGGCTTCCAAACAGCTAATCTACTATATGGGGATGGCATAGCACCACCATATGTGCCAATGGTGAATCCACCTTTG GGAGAGAACCAGTTGCATGCTGCTGGTCGCAAATCAACCAACCCATTTGATCTTCCTTATGATTCTGAACTGGAACGAAGTGATATG TTTTTGGATATGAGTTCATTGCAAACTACACTTCCTAATGGTCAGTTGTCATCTACCTTTCTCGGTGGTGTGTCGCAACCATGGTTTCCTCAGAATCCAGCGACCCCATATATCCCAGGAACAGAAG GTGGCTTAGCAGTATTCATGTCTGGTCAAGCACCAAGTTCTCAATTATC GAATGTCTCAACCCAAGGGCCCTTTTCTTCCATCGGAGGAAATCCTTTTGCATTGTATTCTACAGGCAAAGGTTGCATTTTTTAG
- the LOC108470783 gene encoding probable ADP-ribosylation factor GTPase-activating protein AGD14 isoform X3, producing the protein MGSRKEEERNEKIIRGLMKLPPNRRCINCNGVGPQYVCTNFWTFVCMACSGIHREFTHRVKSVSMSKFISQEVEALQSGGNQHARDIYLKDWDMQKHRLPDSSNPNKIREFIKNVYVDRKYAGGKTSDKPRRDMQSLGNQEDNRRRPSSYHSYSESPPYDYQYEDRRYGKQVAATLSRKPGSDRGFYVRKASSFIYSPGHSSDHSFEDRFANEGSAPRVSDYSVSSGGDTFKSGTGSPNFQKEVVFGSPNSQPQTDILSEDARHQTSNLFVDPNSKKDAAGISHPQRTKSLGSFGSIDKNSMSVKYCNSDIGLDVFSEPEQNVGSHHNKASSFSQSSVPVNYGGLDLFNACNPSASPPIYSFQLPATSPVSSENVFQHAASLMQHGNSYQPSPSIQSVDLFAEISEQPPAANFGGKLPESPVPKNEEWQMFYIPQHAASGPVTKNLSPAVMPSHGDLSMKFDQLQSLNTAMQCPQFENSSALSSSVKSSQWQEGLHDGRSSTAANCTQSLHNDGFQTANLLYGDGIAPPYVPMVNPPLGENQLHAAGRKSTNPFDLPYDSELERSDMFLDMSSLQTTLPNGQLSSTFLGGVSQPWFPQNPATPYIPGTEGGLAVFMSGQAPSSQLSPYQQPHIY; encoded by the exons ATGGGAagtagaaaagaagaagaaagaaacgaAAAGATAATAAGAGGTCTCATGAAGCTGCCTCCTAATCGTCGTTGCATTAACTGTAACGGCGTG GGTCCTCAGTATGTTTGCACAAACTTTTGGACTTTCGTTTGCATGGCTTGCAGTGGGATCCA TCGTGAGTTTACTCATCGTGTAAAGTCTGTATCAATGTCAAAGTTCATTTCACAAGAAGTTGAAGCTCTTCAGAGTGGTGGTAATCAG CATGCAAGAGATATATATCTCAAAGATTGGGATATGCAGAAGCACAGGTTACCAGACAGCAG CAATCCTAATAAAATCAGAGAGTTCATAAAGAATGTCTATGTGGACAGAAAATATGCGGGAGGAAAAACATCTGACAAGCCTCGAAGAGATATGCAG AGCCTTGGAAATCAGGAAGATAATAGAAGGCGCCCAAGTTCTTATCATTCTTATTCTGAAAGTCCACCTTATGACTATCAATATGAAGATCGGCGTTATGGAAAACAAGTTGCTGCCACGCTTTCTAGGAAGCCTGGTTCAGATAGAGGCTTCTATGTGAGGAAAGCTTCTAGTTTTATATATAGTCCTGGCCACTCAAGTGATCACAGTTTTGAGGACAGGTTTGCAAATGAGGGTTCTGCTCCTAGAGTGTCAGACTACTCTGTATCCAGTGGAGGTGATACTTTCAAATCTGGTACAGGGTCACCAAACTTTCAGAAGGAAGTTGTATTTGGCAGCCCAAATTCTCAACCTCAAACAGATATCTTAAGTGAAGATGCACGACATCAAACAAGTAATTTATTTGTGGACCCAAATTCTAAGAAAGATGCTGCAGGGATTTCGCATCCACAG AGAACTAAATCCTTGGGAAGTTTTGGGTCAATTGATAAAAATTCCATGTCTGTCAAGTACTGTAACTCAGACATTGGACTGGATGTTTTCTCTGAGCCAGAACAAAATGTTGGTTCCCATCATAATAAAGCATCTAGTTTTTCCCAATCATCTGTTCCTGTGAATTATGGTGGCCTGGATCTCTTTAATGCATGCAACCCTTCTGCCTCTCCACCTATATATTCGTTTCAGTTACCTGCAACCTCACCAGTTTCATCCGAGAATGTATTTCAACATGCGGCTTCTTTGATGCAACATGGGAATTCATATCAACCTTCACCATCTATTCAATCTGTAGACCTATTTGCTGAGATTTCTGAGCAGCCCCCAGCTGCAAATTTTGGCGGAAAATTGCCAGAGTCACCTGTACCTAAAAATGAAGAATGGCAAATGTTTTATATTCCTCAGCATGCAGCGTCTGGTCCAGTAACCAAAAATCTTTCACCTGCTGTAATGCCCAGTCATGGAGATTTGTCCATGAAGTTTGACCAATTGCAATCACTAAACACAGCCATGCAGTGTCCGCAATTTGAAAATTCTAGTGCTCTTTCTTCTTCAGTAAAGTCTAGTCAATGGCAAGAGGGGTTGCATGATGGTCGATCCTCCACTGCTGCAAACTGCACTCAG AGCCTTCATAATGATGGCTTCCAAACAGCTAATCTACTATATGGGGATGGCATAGCACCACCATATGTGCCAATGGTGAATCCACCTTTG GGAGAGAACCAGTTGCATGCTGCTGGTCGCAAATCAACCAACCCATTTGATCTTCCTTATGATTCTGAACTGGAACGAAGTGATATG TTTTTGGATATGAGTTCATTGCAAACTACACTTCCTAATGGTCAGTTGTCATCTACCTTTCTCGGTGGTGTGTCGCAACCATGGTTTCCTCAGAATCCAGCGACCCCATATATCCCAGGAACAGAAG GTGGCTTAGCAGTATTCATGTCTGGTCAAGCACCAAGTTCTCAATTATC ACCATATCAGCAACCTCATATTTATTGA
- the LOC108470783 gene encoding probable ADP-ribosylation factor GTPase-activating protein AGD14 isoform X2, whose amino-acid sequence MFLKMSFSNFMNTTQLLVMNVKMGPQYVCTNFWTFVCMACSGIHREFTHRVKSVSMSKFISQEVEALQSGGNQHARDIYLKDWDMQKHRLPDSSNPNKIREFIKNVYVDRKYAGGKTSDKPRRDMQSLGNQEDNRRRPSSYHSYSESPPYDYQYEDRRYGKQVAATLSRKPGSDRGFYVRKASSFIYSPGHSSDHSFEDRFANEGSAPRVSDYSVSSGGDTFKSGTGSPNFQKEVVFGSPNSQPQTDILSEDARHQTSNLFVDPNSKKDAAGISHPQRTKSLGSFGSIDKNSMSVKYCNSDIGLDVFSEPEQNVGSHHNKASSFSQSSVPVNYGGLDLFNACNPSASPPIYSFQLPATSPVSSENVFQHAASLMQHGNSYQPSPSIQSVDLFAEISEQPPAANFGGKLPESPVPKNEEWQMFYIPQHAASGPVTKNLSPAVMPSHGDLSMKFDQLQSLNTAMQCPQFENSSALSSSVKSSQWQEGLHDGRSSTAANCTQSLHNDGFQTANLLYGDGIAPPYVPMVNPPLGENQLHAAGRKSTNPFDLPYDSELERSDMFLDMSSLQTTLPNGQLSSTFLGGVSQPWFPQNPATPYIPGTEGGLAVFMSGQAPSSQLSNVSTQGPFSSIGGNPFALYSTGKGCIF is encoded by the exons ATGTTTCTTAAAATGAGTTTCTCGAATTTCATGAATACAACGCAACTATTAGTAATGAATGTCAAGATG GGTCCTCAGTATGTTTGCACAAACTTTTGGACTTTCGTTTGCATGGCTTGCAGTGGGATCCA TCGTGAGTTTACTCATCGTGTAAAGTCTGTATCAATGTCAAAGTTCATTTCACAAGAAGTTGAAGCTCTTCAGAGTGGTGGTAATCAG CATGCAAGAGATATATATCTCAAAGATTGGGATATGCAGAAGCACAGGTTACCAGACAGCAG CAATCCTAATAAAATCAGAGAGTTCATAAAGAATGTCTATGTGGACAGAAAATATGCGGGAGGAAAAACATCTGACAAGCCTCGAAGAGATATGCAG AGCCTTGGAAATCAGGAAGATAATAGAAGGCGCCCAAGTTCTTATCATTCTTATTCTGAAAGTCCACCTTATGACTATCAATATGAAGATCGGCGTTATGGAAAACAAGTTGCTGCCACGCTTTCTAGGAAGCCTGGTTCAGATAGAGGCTTCTATGTGAGGAAAGCTTCTAGTTTTATATATAGTCCTGGCCACTCAAGTGATCACAGTTTTGAGGACAGGTTTGCAAATGAGGGTTCTGCTCCTAGAGTGTCAGACTACTCTGTATCCAGTGGAGGTGATACTTTCAAATCTGGTACAGGGTCACCAAACTTTCAGAAGGAAGTTGTATTTGGCAGCCCAAATTCTCAACCTCAAACAGATATCTTAAGTGAAGATGCACGACATCAAACAAGTAATTTATTTGTGGACCCAAATTCTAAGAAAGATGCTGCAGGGATTTCGCATCCACAG AGAACTAAATCCTTGGGAAGTTTTGGGTCAATTGATAAAAATTCCATGTCTGTCAAGTACTGTAACTCAGACATTGGACTGGATGTTTTCTCTGAGCCAGAACAAAATGTTGGTTCCCATCATAATAAAGCATCTAGTTTTTCCCAATCATCTGTTCCTGTGAATTATGGTGGCCTGGATCTCTTTAATGCATGCAACCCTTCTGCCTCTCCACCTATATATTCGTTTCAGTTACCTGCAACCTCACCAGTTTCATCCGAGAATGTATTTCAACATGCGGCTTCTTTGATGCAACATGGGAATTCATATCAACCTTCACCATCTATTCAATCTGTAGACCTATTTGCTGAGATTTCTGAGCAGCCCCCAGCTGCAAATTTTGGCGGAAAATTGCCAGAGTCACCTGTACCTAAAAATGAAGAATGGCAAATGTTTTATATTCCTCAGCATGCAGCGTCTGGTCCAGTAACCAAAAATCTTTCACCTGCTGTAATGCCCAGTCATGGAGATTTGTCCATGAAGTTTGACCAATTGCAATCACTAAACACAGCCATGCAGTGTCCGCAATTTGAAAATTCTAGTGCTCTTTCTTCTTCAGTAAAGTCTAGTCAATGGCAAGAGGGGTTGCATGATGGTCGATCCTCCACTGCTGCAAACTGCACTCAG AGCCTTCATAATGATGGCTTCCAAACAGCTAATCTACTATATGGGGATGGCATAGCACCACCATATGTGCCAATGGTGAATCCACCTTTG GGAGAGAACCAGTTGCATGCTGCTGGTCGCAAATCAACCAACCCATTTGATCTTCCTTATGATTCTGAACTGGAACGAAGTGATATG TTTTTGGATATGAGTTCATTGCAAACTACACTTCCTAATGGTCAGTTGTCATCTACCTTTCTCGGTGGTGTGTCGCAACCATGGTTTCCTCAGAATCCAGCGACCCCATATATCCCAGGAACAGAAG GTGGCTTAGCAGTATTCATGTCTGGTCAAGCACCAAGTTCTCAATTATC GAATGTCTCAACCCAAGGGCCCTTTTCTTCCATCGGAGGAAATCCTTTTGCATTGTATTCTACAGGCAAAGGTTGCATTTTTTAG
- the LOC108470783 gene encoding probable ADP-ribosylation factor GTPase-activating protein AGD14 isoform X4 encodes MACSGIHREFTHRVKSVSMSKFISQEVEALQSGGNQHARDIYLKDWDMQKHRLPDSSNPNKIREFIKNVYVDRKYAGGKTSDKPRRDMQSLGNQEDNRRRPSSYHSYSESPPYDYQYEDRRYGKQVAATLSRKPGSDRGFYVRKASSFIYSPGHSSDHSFEDRFANEGSAPRVSDYSVSSGGDTFKSGTGSPNFQKEVVFGSPNSQPQTDILSEDARHQTSNLFVDPNSKKDAAGISHPQRTKSLGSFGSIDKNSMSVKYCNSDIGLDVFSEPEQNVGSHHNKASSFSQSSVPVNYGGLDLFNACNPSASPPIYSFQLPATSPVSSENVFQHAASLMQHGNSYQPSPSIQSVDLFAEISEQPPAANFGGKLPESPVPKNEEWQMFYIPQHAASGPVTKNLSPAVMPSHGDLSMKFDQLQSLNTAMQCPQFENSSALSSSVKSSQWQEGLHDGRSSTAANCTQSLHNDGFQTANLLYGDGIAPPYVPMVNPPLGENQLHAAGRKSTNPFDLPYDSELERSDMFLDMSSLQTTLPNGQLSSTFLGGVSQPWFPQNPATPYIPGTEGGLAVFMSGQAPSSQLSNVSTQGPFSSIGGNPFALYSTGKGCIF; translated from the exons ATGGCTTGCAGTGGGATCCA TCGTGAGTTTACTCATCGTGTAAAGTCTGTATCAATGTCAAAGTTCATTTCACAAGAAGTTGAAGCTCTTCAGAGTGGTGGTAATCAG CATGCAAGAGATATATATCTCAAAGATTGGGATATGCAGAAGCACAGGTTACCAGACAGCAG CAATCCTAATAAAATCAGAGAGTTCATAAAGAATGTCTATGTGGACAGAAAATATGCGGGAGGAAAAACATCTGACAAGCCTCGAAGAGATATGCAG AGCCTTGGAAATCAGGAAGATAATAGAAGGCGCCCAAGTTCTTATCATTCTTATTCTGAAAGTCCACCTTATGACTATCAATATGAAGATCGGCGTTATGGAAAACAAGTTGCTGCCACGCTTTCTAGGAAGCCTGGTTCAGATAGAGGCTTCTATGTGAGGAAAGCTTCTAGTTTTATATATAGTCCTGGCCACTCAAGTGATCACAGTTTTGAGGACAGGTTTGCAAATGAGGGTTCTGCTCCTAGAGTGTCAGACTACTCTGTATCCAGTGGAGGTGATACTTTCAAATCTGGTACAGGGTCACCAAACTTTCAGAAGGAAGTTGTATTTGGCAGCCCAAATTCTCAACCTCAAACAGATATCTTAAGTGAAGATGCACGACATCAAACAAGTAATTTATTTGTGGACCCAAATTCTAAGAAAGATGCTGCAGGGATTTCGCATCCACAG AGAACTAAATCCTTGGGAAGTTTTGGGTCAATTGATAAAAATTCCATGTCTGTCAAGTACTGTAACTCAGACATTGGACTGGATGTTTTCTCTGAGCCAGAACAAAATGTTGGTTCCCATCATAATAAAGCATCTAGTTTTTCCCAATCATCTGTTCCTGTGAATTATGGTGGCCTGGATCTCTTTAATGCATGCAACCCTTCTGCCTCTCCACCTATATATTCGTTTCAGTTACCTGCAACCTCACCAGTTTCATCCGAGAATGTATTTCAACATGCGGCTTCTTTGATGCAACATGGGAATTCATATCAACCTTCACCATCTATTCAATCTGTAGACCTATTTGCTGAGATTTCTGAGCAGCCCCCAGCTGCAAATTTTGGCGGAAAATTGCCAGAGTCACCTGTACCTAAAAATGAAGAATGGCAAATGTTTTATATTCCTCAGCATGCAGCGTCTGGTCCAGTAACCAAAAATCTTTCACCTGCTGTAATGCCCAGTCATGGAGATTTGTCCATGAAGTTTGACCAATTGCAATCACTAAACACAGCCATGCAGTGTCCGCAATTTGAAAATTCTAGTGCTCTTTCTTCTTCAGTAAAGTCTAGTCAATGGCAAGAGGGGTTGCATGATGGTCGATCCTCCACTGCTGCAAACTGCACTCAG AGCCTTCATAATGATGGCTTCCAAACAGCTAATCTACTATATGGGGATGGCATAGCACCACCATATGTGCCAATGGTGAATCCACCTTTG GGAGAGAACCAGTTGCATGCTGCTGGTCGCAAATCAACCAACCCATTTGATCTTCCTTATGATTCTGAACTGGAACGAAGTGATATG TTTTTGGATATGAGTTCATTGCAAACTACACTTCCTAATGGTCAGTTGTCATCTACCTTTCTCGGTGGTGTGTCGCAACCATGGTTTCCTCAGAATCCAGCGACCCCATATATCCCAGGAACAGAAG GTGGCTTAGCAGTATTCATGTCTGGTCAAGCACCAAGTTCTCAATTATC GAATGTCTCAACCCAAGGGCCCTTTTCTTCCATCGGAGGAAATCCTTTTGCATTGTATTCTACAGGCAAAGGTTGCATTTTTTAG
- the LOC108471556 gene encoding uncharacterized mitochondrial protein AtMg00860-like: MIDAHLQIVLQILQEKQLFAKLRKHGLREVMFLGHVVSSKGIYVDPKKIEAILEWKQSKSVTEVLSFLGLAGYYCRFVEGFSIIYETWLCTDEKGQGSSLCFKAVEVA, translated from the coding sequence ATGATCGATGCACATCTACAGATTGTTCTTCAGATTTTGCAAGAGAAGCAGTTGTTTGCCAAGTTGAGAAAGCATGGGTTGAGAGAGGTGATGTTCTTAGGGCATGTTGTATCTTCTAAAGGGATCTATGTTGACCCAAAAAAGATTGAAGCTATTCTGGAGTGGAAACAGTCGAAGAGCGTCACTGAGGTTCTGAGTTTCTTAGGGTTGGCTGGGTATTATTGTAGATTCGTTGAGGGGTTCTCCATCATATACGAGACTTGGTTGTGTACTGATGAAAAAGGGcaaggtagtagcttatgctttaAGGCAGTTGAAGTTGCATGA